A genomic region of Desulfuromonadales bacterium contains the following coding sequences:
- a CDS encoding phosphoglycerate mutase has product MKYIVLLGDGMADEPLAELDGKTPLEHARTPNMDALARGGQLGLVETVPKGFHPGSDVANLSVFGYDPASCYSGRSPLEAASMGVELGPEDVAFRLNLVHLVAHYGKLYMGDFSAGHISTPEARELIAALQEEIGGDEFHFYPGVSYRHLMVWRGGKDRLQFTPPHDITHQPVDGHLPVGEGADKL; this is encoded by the coding sequence ATGAAATACATTGTACTGCTCGGCGACGGCATGGCCGATGAGCCGCTGGCGGAACTCGACGGCAAGACTCCCCTGGAGCACGCCAGAACGCCGAACATGGATGCCCTGGCCCGTGGCGGGCAGCTGGGCCTGGTCGAGACTGTCCCCAAGGGATTCCATCCCGGCAGCGATGTCGCCAACCTGTCGGTTTTCGGCTACGACCCCGCCAGCTGCTACAGCGGCCGCTCGCCGCTCGAGGCCGCCAGCATGGGCGTCGAGCTCGGCCCGGAGGATGTCGCCTTCCGGCTCAACCTGGTGCACCTGGTCGCCCATTACGGCAAGCTCTACATGGGGGACTTCTCTGCCGGCCACATTTCCACTCCCGAGGCGCGTGAGCTGATTGCCGCCCTGCAGGAGGAGATCGGCGGCGACGAGTTCCATTTTTACCCCGGCGTCTCCTACCGCCACCTGATGGTCTGGCGCGGCGGCAAGGACCGGCTGCAGTTCACGCCGCCCCACGACATCACTCATCAGCCCGTTGACGGCCACCTCCCCGTTGGCGAGGGGGCCGACAAGCTC